One genomic region from Diachasmimorpha longicaudata isolate KC_UGA_2023 chromosome 18, iyDiaLong2, whole genome shotgun sequence encodes:
- the Rpl30 gene encoding large ribosomal subunit protein eL30, whose amino-acid sequence MAAQKKQKKAMESINSRLALVMKSGKYVLGYKQTLKSLRQGKAKLVIIANNTPPLRKSEIEYYAMLAKTGVHHYTGNNIELGTACGKYFRVCTLSITDPGNSDIIKSMPTGDQA is encoded by the exons ATGGCTGCCCAAAAGAAACAG AAAAAGGCGATGGAGAGCATCAACTCCAGACTTGCTCTCGTCATGAAGTCTGGAAAATACGTGCTGGGATACAAGCAGACTCTCAAGTCACTTCGTCAGGGAAAGGCCAAGCTCGTCATCATCGCCAATAACACACCCCCACTTAG GAAATCGGAGATCGAGTACTACGCCATGCTAGCCAAGACTGGTGTCCACCACTACACGGGGAACAATATTGAGTTGGGCACAGCCTGCGGAAAGTACTTCCGCGTGTGCACCCTCTCAATCACAGATCCTGGCAACTCTGATATCATCAAGTCTATGCCCACAGGTGATCaggcgtaa
- the LOC135171110 gene encoding anaphase-promoting complex subunit 13 — MDSQVCCDGRLLELIDEAWRKERLPIDDIVVPSSELPDPESDNGDSHMTLKELEQKWNNLALGSLSENHLHSPTPSHN, encoded by the coding sequence ATGGACAGTCAAGTCTGCTGTGACGGTAGATTACTAGAGCTGATCGACGAGGCCTGGAGGAAAGAACGTCTCCCAATCGACGACATTGTCGTTCCATCATCAGAATTACCAGATCCAGAGAGTGACAATGGCGATTCCCACATGACCCTCAAAGAATTGGAACAGAAGTGGAATAATTTAGCCCTCGGTTCCCTCAGTGAGAATCACTTGCATTCACCAACTCCATCGCACAACTAA
- the LOC135171097 gene encoding AN1-type zinc finger protein 1-like, producing the protein MEFPRVGTHCAVESCKQDDFLPFKCTHCSTIFCKNHFNTISHDCKSCPDNIVAEPRKFEGFICSQEECKSTSAVEMNCVECKKHFCLAHRHHGCLEMSQDEIAKRLREWEKPKEDFRSAKSAVDAVIAENLKKSKKIEMANKVQLMRLKGKAVGSQNIPTVDRRYLQVYFPLITCKTAPAAVFVNVQWTLGKTIDSIAEILKIRNSNNLADSVKLKLFHHRTGDVLGERMDTALSDLFTKGQLVDGQSVIFEYSNENKVDFSSYK; encoded by the exons ATGGAATTTCCGCGAGTGGGAACACACTGCGCCGTAGAATCCTGCAAACAAGACGATTTTCTCCCATTCAAGTGCACCCACTGCTCCACAATATTCTGCAAAAATCACTTCAACACGATCTCACATGACTGCAAGTCTTGTCCAGACAATATTGTAGCGGAGCCGAGGAAATTTGAGGGATTTATCTGCTCACAAGAAGAGTGCAAAAGTACTTCTGCAGTTGAAATGAACTGCGTCGAatgtaaaaaacatttttgtctGGCTCATCGCCATCATGGTTGCCTGGAGATGAGTCAGGACGAAATTGCGAAGAGGTTGAGGGAATGGGAAAAGCCGAAGGAAGATTTTAGATCAGCAAAGAGTGCAGTTGATGCTGTGATCGCTgagaatttgaagaaatcgaaaaaaattgaaatggctAACAAG GTGCAACTGATGAGACTCAAAGGGAAAGCTGTCGGTTCTCAAAACATACCCACTGTTGATCGAAGGTACCTCCAGGTCTATTTTCCACTGATTACCTGCAAAACAGCGCCCGCCGCTGTCTTCGTAAATGTCCAGTGGACTCTGGGTAAAACCATCGATTCAATCGcggaaattctgaaaattcgcaattcaaataatttggcAGATTCTGTTAAACTCAAATTGTTTCATCACAGAACTGGAGATGTTCTGGGGGAGAGAATGGATACAGCTTTGTCTGATCTATTTACTAAAGGGCAGTTAGTAGACGGTCAAAGtgttatttttgaatattcaaaCGAAAACAAAGTCGATTTCTCATCGTACAAATGA
- the 5ptasei gene encoding inositol polyphosphate-5-phosphatase A isoform X4 has protein sequence MSGIPVLLITANVGSIFEEPATMLKVWTEEFLSTVSRLDPKFIALHCQEVGGKNYEQSMRHVEDFVRLLMSSEELRLFDKVRVYLDEDFSSAEHFTALGNFYFVHESLKDVLLWDFKDCTFISVSGKEVHSGNIEAVTTKEKAKFPQDFFPECKWSRKGFLRTRWSVSGTVFDLINIHLFHDASNFIAMETFPSVYSKTRRRALEHTLERFHNDEYENAPYFLFGDFNFRTDTAGVIKKLTEDTHESKLSSKGNISRLQFRNNEENLILTLGKKEFSHCEHRHVFAENSGRWLREYDRELEDFEGRLFEFPIEFVPSYPFEEDIKQGANYMQTRVPAWCDRILLSPTAKTLVENISSSDSVEYGIIGATTCMGDHKPVYLRAILSTDAELFESNCECESNGETLVRSKETTNGSNGAATITRYIHIKHADSSVKIFRETTV, from the exons ATGTCGGGGATACCTGTGCTCCTCATCACTGCCAATGTTGGCAGCATCTTCGAGGAG CCTGCAACTATGCTGAAAGTATGGACCGAAGAATTTTTGTCC ACTGTTTCGAGACTGGATCCAAAGTTTATAGCGCTGCACTGCCAGGAAGTaggtggaaaaaattatgaacaaaGCATGAGGCACGTCGAAGACTTTGTTAG GTTACTCATGTCCTCCGAGGAATTACGGCTCTTCGATAAAGTCAGGGTTTATCTGGATGAGGATTTCTCATCGGCCGAGCATTTCACAGCACTTGGCAATTTTTACTTCGTTCATGAGTCCTTGAAAGACGTTTTATTGTGGGATTTCAAAG ACTGCACATTCATCTCGGTGAGTGGAAAAGAGGTTCATTCCGGCAACATTGAGGCAGTAACGACAAAGGAAAAAGCAAAATTCcctcaggatttttttccggAGTGCAAATGGTCGAGAAAGGGATTTTTACGTACACGATGGAGTGTCAGTGGAACAGTATTTGATCTCATTAACATTCACCTGTTTCACGATGCTAGTAACTTTATTGCAATGGAAACT TTTCCGTCAGTATATAGCAAAACCCGGAGGAGGGCACTTGAACACACCCTCGAACGATTTCATAATGATGAGTATGAAAATGCACCGTATTTTCTATTCggtgattttaattttcgaaCAGATACCGCCGGTGTCATAAAG AAACTTACCGAAGATACTCACGAAAGCAAGCTGTCGAGTAAGGGTAATATTTCTAGATTACAGTTTCGCAACAATGAAGAGAATCTGATCCTAACACTAGGGAAAAAAGAGTTTTCCCATTGCGAGCATCGACACGTATTCGCTGAGAACAGTGGTCGATGG TTGCGTGAGTATGATCGGGAATTGGAGGACTTCGAGGGGAGGCTCTTTGAATTTCCAATCGAGTTTGTGCCGAGTTATCCATTTGAAGAGGACATCAAACAAGGAGCTAATTATATGCAGACAAGAGTACCTGCTTGGTGTGATAGAATACTGTTGAGCCCGACTGCTAAAACACTAGTGGAAAAT ATATCATCATCTGATAGCGTGGAATATGGTATCATCGGAGCGACCACTTGCATGGGCGATCACAAG ccagTCTATCTACGGGCGATCTTATCCACGGATGCAG AACTGTTCGAGTCTAATTGCGAGTGCGAGAGCAATGGAGAGACATTGGTGAGATCGAAGGAAACGACAAATGGCAGCAATGGTGCAGCAACAATAACACGTTACATTCACATTAAACACGCCGATTCGTCCGTTAAAATATTTCGCGAAACAACCGTCTGA
- the 5ptasei gene encoding inositol polyphosphate-5-phosphatase A isoform X2 gives MSGIPVLLITANVGSIFEEPATMLKVWTEEFLSTVSRLDPKFIALHCQEVGGKNYEQSMRHVEDFVRLLMSSEELRLFDKVRVYLDEDFSSAEHFTALGNFYFVHESLKDVLLWDFKDCTFISVSGKEVHSGNIEAVTTKEKAKFPQDFFPECKWSRKGFLRTRWSVSGTVFDLINIHLFHDASNFIAMETFPSVYSKTRRRALEHTLERFHNDEYENAPYFLFGDFNFRTDTAGVIKKLTEDTHESKLSSKGNISRLQFRNNEENLILTLGKKEFSHCEHRHVFAENSGRWLREYDRELEDFEGRLFEFPIEFVPSYPFEEDIKQGANYMQTRVPAWCDRILLSPTAKTLVENISSSDSVEYGIIGATTCMGDHKPVYLRAILSTDAGMINCCNGKFPQMCFKVPDNYHELLSMLPGCETSYSRVRSNDRVSSSTGLLHAVPIEHDPYTPDSMDSPSPSTFAVPTDSEIQELDPSSSEPSKHHKEAVKRLDSAVSPALLKSRLELIVQINENAERERRKKKDLSECRLRSWPDTDDSNLLGMRQHRCNSDVSWQRHWHEEIVQRNLSDTSSDDNQNCRIIIPRIAIINASNFQSNESSVHSPQEERLDINYHRQSDSKDGTSGDGSSLELDIDDVQSDFHKRGGKVSAAQDSGLDTLDVDDGFSRGGSTGFSSNETTSTLPLDSEKDECQVEVKNCEIVSQKVLSNEMDEVMIVVEGPRSDLPARGGEDVDSGSDTIRLRAHRASQRYRSDLLTKKRTC, from the exons ATGTCGGGGATACCTGTGCTCCTCATCACTGCCAATGTTGGCAGCATCTTCGAGGAG CCTGCAACTATGCTGAAAGTATGGACCGAAGAATTTTTGTCC ACTGTTTCGAGACTGGATCCAAAGTTTATAGCGCTGCACTGCCAGGAAGTaggtggaaaaaattatgaacaaaGCATGAGGCACGTCGAAGACTTTGTTAG GTTACTCATGTCCTCCGAGGAATTACGGCTCTTCGATAAAGTCAGGGTTTATCTGGATGAGGATTTCTCATCGGCCGAGCATTTCACAGCACTTGGCAATTTTTACTTCGTTCATGAGTCCTTGAAAGACGTTTTATTGTGGGATTTCAAAG ACTGCACATTCATCTCGGTGAGTGGAAAAGAGGTTCATTCCGGCAACATTGAGGCAGTAACGACAAAGGAAAAAGCAAAATTCcctcaggatttttttccggAGTGCAAATGGTCGAGAAAGGGATTTTTACGTACACGATGGAGTGTCAGTGGAACAGTATTTGATCTCATTAACATTCACCTGTTTCACGATGCTAGTAACTTTATTGCAATGGAAACT TTTCCGTCAGTATATAGCAAAACCCGGAGGAGGGCACTTGAACACACCCTCGAACGATTTCATAATGATGAGTATGAAAATGCACCGTATTTTCTATTCggtgattttaattttcgaaCAGATACCGCCGGTGTCATAAAG AAACTTACCGAAGATACTCACGAAAGCAAGCTGTCGAGTAAGGGTAATATTTCTAGATTACAGTTTCGCAACAATGAAGAGAATCTGATCCTAACACTAGGGAAAAAAGAGTTTTCCCATTGCGAGCATCGACACGTATTCGCTGAGAACAGTGGTCGATGG TTGCGTGAGTATGATCGGGAATTGGAGGACTTCGAGGGGAGGCTCTTTGAATTTCCAATCGAGTTTGTGCCGAGTTATCCATTTGAAGAGGACATCAAACAAGGAGCTAATTATATGCAGACAAGAGTACCTGCTTGGTGTGATAGAATACTGTTGAGCCCGACTGCTAAAACACTAGTGGAAAAT ATATCATCATCTGATAGCGTGGAATATGGTATCATCGGAGCGACCACTTGCATGGGCGATCACAAG ccagTCTATCTACGGGCGATCTTATCCACGGATGCAGGTATGATTAATTGCTGTAATGGAAAATTTCCTCAAATGTGTTTTAAAGTGCCCGATAATTATCACGAATTATTGTCAATGTTGCCTGGCTGTGAAACTAGTTATTCACGTGTACGTTCAAATGATCGTGTATCATCATCAACGGGGCTTTTGCACGCTGTACCAATTGAGCATGATCCGTATACACCGGACAGCATGGATAGTCCTAGTCCAAGTACATTTGCAGTGCCAACAGATAGTGAAATCCAAGAACTGGATCCATCATCATCAGAACCATCAAAACATCACAAAGAAGCAGTAAAACGTTTGGATTCAGCTGTATCACCTGCCCTCCTCAAGTCTCGATTAGAGCTCATTGTTCAGATCAATGAAAATGCCGAAAGAgaaagaagaaagaaaaaagacTTGAGTGAATGTCGACTTCGATCCTGGCCAGACACTGACGACAGCAATTTGTTGGGAATGCGTCAGCACAGGTGCAACAGTGACGTCTCCTGGCAGCGTCACTGGCACGAGGAGATAGTCCAGAGGAATTTATCAGACACAAGCTCAGATGACAATCAGAATTGTCGAATTATAATTCCACGAATAGCGATAATAAACGCCAGTAATTTTCAGTCTAATGAATCGTCGGTTCATTCTCCCCAGGAGGAACGCCTGGACATAAATTATCATCGACAATCAGATAGTAAAGATGGCACCAGTGGTGATGGCTCGAGTTTGGAGCTTGATATTGATGATGTACAATCGGATTTTCATAAAAGAGGGGGAAAAGTTTCGGCTGCACAGGACAGTGGGCTGGATACTCTGGATGTTGATGATGGATTCTCAAGGGGTGGATCCACTGGATTCAGCTCGAATGAGACTACTTCGACGTTGCCTTTGGACTCGGAGAAGGACGAGTGTCAGGTGGaggtgaaaaattgtgaaattgtcAGTCAGAAAGTGTTGAGTAATGAGATGGACGAGGTTATGATCGTTGTTGAGGGGCCCAGAAGTGATTTGCCAGCTCGTGGCGGTGAGGATGTTGACAGTGGAAGTGATACGATAAGACTCAGGGCCCACAGGGCCAGCCAAAGATATCGCAGTGACCTTCTTACGAAGAAGAGAACATGCT AA
- the 5ptasei gene encoding inositol polyphosphate-5-phosphatase A isoform X1 — protein sequence MSGIPVLLITANVGSIFEEPATMLKVWTEEFLSTVSRLDPKFIALHCQEVGGKNYEQSMRHVEDFVRLLMSSEELRLFDKVRVYLDEDFSSAEHFTALGNFYFVHESLKDVLLWDFKDCTFISVSGKEVHSGNIEAVTTKEKAKFPQDFFPECKWSRKGFLRTRWSVSGTVFDLINIHLFHDASNFIAMETFPSVYSKTRRRALEHTLERFHNDEYENAPYFLFGDFNFRTDTAGVIKKLTEDTHESKLSSKGNISRLQFRNNEENLILTLGKKEFSHCEHRHVFAENSGRWLREYDRELEDFEGRLFEFPIEFVPSYPFEEDIKQGANYMQTRVPAWCDRILLSPTAKTLVENISSSDSVEYGIIGATTCMGDHKPVYLRAILSTDAGMINCCNGKFPQMCFKVPDNYHELLSMLPGCETSYSRVRSNDRVSSSTGLLHAVPIEHDPYTPDSMDSPSPSTFAVPTDSEIQELDPSSSEPSKHHKEAVKRLDSAVSPALLKSRLELIVQINENAERERRKKKDLSECRLRSWPDTDDSNLLGMRQHRCNSDVSWQRHWHEEIVQRNLSDTSSDDNQNCRIIIPRIAIINASNFQSNESSVHSPQEERLDINYHRQSDSKDGTSGDGSSLELDIDDVQSDFHKRGGKVSAAQDSGLDTLDVDDGFSRGGSTGFSSNETTSTLPLDSEKDECQVEVKNCEIVSQKVLSNEMDEVMIVVEGPRSDLPARGGEDVDSGSDTIRLRAHRASQRYRSDLLTKKRTCCKCCCIIT from the exons ATGTCGGGGATACCTGTGCTCCTCATCACTGCCAATGTTGGCAGCATCTTCGAGGAG CCTGCAACTATGCTGAAAGTATGGACCGAAGAATTTTTGTCC ACTGTTTCGAGACTGGATCCAAAGTTTATAGCGCTGCACTGCCAGGAAGTaggtggaaaaaattatgaacaaaGCATGAGGCACGTCGAAGACTTTGTTAG GTTACTCATGTCCTCCGAGGAATTACGGCTCTTCGATAAAGTCAGGGTTTATCTGGATGAGGATTTCTCATCGGCCGAGCATTTCACAGCACTTGGCAATTTTTACTTCGTTCATGAGTCCTTGAAAGACGTTTTATTGTGGGATTTCAAAG ACTGCACATTCATCTCGGTGAGTGGAAAAGAGGTTCATTCCGGCAACATTGAGGCAGTAACGACAAAGGAAAAAGCAAAATTCcctcaggatttttttccggAGTGCAAATGGTCGAGAAAGGGATTTTTACGTACACGATGGAGTGTCAGTGGAACAGTATTTGATCTCATTAACATTCACCTGTTTCACGATGCTAGTAACTTTATTGCAATGGAAACT TTTCCGTCAGTATATAGCAAAACCCGGAGGAGGGCACTTGAACACACCCTCGAACGATTTCATAATGATGAGTATGAAAATGCACCGTATTTTCTATTCggtgattttaattttcgaaCAGATACCGCCGGTGTCATAAAG AAACTTACCGAAGATACTCACGAAAGCAAGCTGTCGAGTAAGGGTAATATTTCTAGATTACAGTTTCGCAACAATGAAGAGAATCTGATCCTAACACTAGGGAAAAAAGAGTTTTCCCATTGCGAGCATCGACACGTATTCGCTGAGAACAGTGGTCGATGG TTGCGTGAGTATGATCGGGAATTGGAGGACTTCGAGGGGAGGCTCTTTGAATTTCCAATCGAGTTTGTGCCGAGTTATCCATTTGAAGAGGACATCAAACAAGGAGCTAATTATATGCAGACAAGAGTACCTGCTTGGTGTGATAGAATACTGTTGAGCCCGACTGCTAAAACACTAGTGGAAAAT ATATCATCATCTGATAGCGTGGAATATGGTATCATCGGAGCGACCACTTGCATGGGCGATCACAAG ccagTCTATCTACGGGCGATCTTATCCACGGATGCAGGTATGATTAATTGCTGTAATGGAAAATTTCCTCAAATGTGTTTTAAAGTGCCCGATAATTATCACGAATTATTGTCAATGTTGCCTGGCTGTGAAACTAGTTATTCACGTGTACGTTCAAATGATCGTGTATCATCATCAACGGGGCTTTTGCACGCTGTACCAATTGAGCATGATCCGTATACACCGGACAGCATGGATAGTCCTAGTCCAAGTACATTTGCAGTGCCAACAGATAGTGAAATCCAAGAACTGGATCCATCATCATCAGAACCATCAAAACATCACAAAGAAGCAGTAAAACGTTTGGATTCAGCTGTATCACCTGCCCTCCTCAAGTCTCGATTAGAGCTCATTGTTCAGATCAATGAAAATGCCGAAAGAgaaagaagaaagaaaaaagacTTGAGTGAATGTCGACTTCGATCCTGGCCAGACACTGACGACAGCAATTTGTTGGGAATGCGTCAGCACAGGTGCAACAGTGACGTCTCCTGGCAGCGTCACTGGCACGAGGAGATAGTCCAGAGGAATTTATCAGACACAAGCTCAGATGACAATCAGAATTGTCGAATTATAATTCCACGAATAGCGATAATAAACGCCAGTAATTTTCAGTCTAATGAATCGTCGGTTCATTCTCCCCAGGAGGAACGCCTGGACATAAATTATCATCGACAATCAGATAGTAAAGATGGCACCAGTGGTGATGGCTCGAGTTTGGAGCTTGATATTGATGATGTACAATCGGATTTTCATAAAAGAGGGGGAAAAGTTTCGGCTGCACAGGACAGTGGGCTGGATACTCTGGATGTTGATGATGGATTCTCAAGGGGTGGATCCACTGGATTCAGCTCGAATGAGACTACTTCGACGTTGCCTTTGGACTCGGAGAAGGACGAGTGTCAGGTGGaggtgaaaaattgtgaaattgtcAGTCAGAAAGTGTTGAGTAATGAGATGGACGAGGTTATGATCGTTGTTGAGGGGCCCAGAAGTGATTTGCCAGCTCGTGGCGGTGAGGATGTTGACAGTGGAAGTGATACGATAAGACTCAGGGCCCACAGGGCCAGCCAAAGATATCGCAGTGACCTTCTTACGAAGAAGAGAACATGCTGTAAGTGCTGCTGCATCATAACCTAG
- the 5ptasei gene encoding inositol polyphosphate-5-phosphatase A isoform X3: protein MSGIPVLLITANVGSIFEEPATMLKVWTEEFLSTVSRLDPKFIALHCQEVGGKNYEQSMRHVEDFVRLLMSSEELRLFDKVRVYLDEDFSSAEHFTALGNFYFVHESLKDVLLWDFKDCTFISVSGKEVHSGNIEAVTTKEKAKFPQDFFPECKWSRKGFLRTRWSVSGTVFDLINIHLFHDASNFIAMETFPSVYSKTRRRALEHTLERFHNDEYENAPYFLFGDFNFRTDTAGVIKKLTEDTHESKLSSKGNISRLQFRNNEENLILTLGKKEFSHCEHRHVFAENSGRWLREYDRELEDFEGRLFEFPIEFVPSYPFEEDIKQGANYMQTRVPAWCDRILLSPTAKTLVENISSSDSVEYGIIGATTCMGDHKPVYLRAILSTDAVIHVYVQMIVYHHQRGFCTLYQLSMIRIHRTAWIVLVQVHLQCQQIVKSKNWIHHHQNHQNITKKQ, encoded by the exons ATGTCGGGGATACCTGTGCTCCTCATCACTGCCAATGTTGGCAGCATCTTCGAGGAG CCTGCAACTATGCTGAAAGTATGGACCGAAGAATTTTTGTCC ACTGTTTCGAGACTGGATCCAAAGTTTATAGCGCTGCACTGCCAGGAAGTaggtggaaaaaattatgaacaaaGCATGAGGCACGTCGAAGACTTTGTTAG GTTACTCATGTCCTCCGAGGAATTACGGCTCTTCGATAAAGTCAGGGTTTATCTGGATGAGGATTTCTCATCGGCCGAGCATTTCACAGCACTTGGCAATTTTTACTTCGTTCATGAGTCCTTGAAAGACGTTTTATTGTGGGATTTCAAAG ACTGCACATTCATCTCGGTGAGTGGAAAAGAGGTTCATTCCGGCAACATTGAGGCAGTAACGACAAAGGAAAAAGCAAAATTCcctcaggatttttttccggAGTGCAAATGGTCGAGAAAGGGATTTTTACGTACACGATGGAGTGTCAGTGGAACAGTATTTGATCTCATTAACATTCACCTGTTTCACGATGCTAGTAACTTTATTGCAATGGAAACT TTTCCGTCAGTATATAGCAAAACCCGGAGGAGGGCACTTGAACACACCCTCGAACGATTTCATAATGATGAGTATGAAAATGCACCGTATTTTCTATTCggtgattttaattttcgaaCAGATACCGCCGGTGTCATAAAG AAACTTACCGAAGATACTCACGAAAGCAAGCTGTCGAGTAAGGGTAATATTTCTAGATTACAGTTTCGCAACAATGAAGAGAATCTGATCCTAACACTAGGGAAAAAAGAGTTTTCCCATTGCGAGCATCGACACGTATTCGCTGAGAACAGTGGTCGATGG TTGCGTGAGTATGATCGGGAATTGGAGGACTTCGAGGGGAGGCTCTTTGAATTTCCAATCGAGTTTGTGCCGAGTTATCCATTTGAAGAGGACATCAAACAAGGAGCTAATTATATGCAGACAAGAGTACCTGCTTGGTGTGATAGAATACTGTTGAGCCCGACTGCTAAAACACTAGTGGAAAAT ATATCATCATCTGATAGCGTGGAATATGGTATCATCGGAGCGACCACTTGCATGGGCGATCACAAG ccagTCTATCTACGGGCGATCTTATCCACGGATGCAG TTATTCACGTGTACGTTCAAATGATCGTGTATCATCATCAACGGGGCTTTTGCACGCTGTACCAATTGAGCATGATCCGTATACACCGGACAGCATGGATAGTCCTAGTCCAAGTACATTTGCAGTGCCAACAGATAGTGAAATCCAAGAACTGGATCCATCATCATCAGAACCATCAAAACATCACAAAGAAGCAGTAA
- the 5ptasei gene encoding inositol polyphosphate-5-phosphatase A isoform X5, translating to MSGIPVLLITANVGSIFEEPATMLKVWTEEFLSTVSRLDPKFIALHCQEVGGKNYEQSMRHVEDFVRLLMSSEELRLFDKVRVYLDEDFSSAEHFTALGNFYFVHESLKDVLLWDFKDCTFISVSGKEVHSGNIEAVTTKEKAKFPQDFFPECKWSRKGFLRTRWSVSGTVFDLINIHLFHDASNFIAMETFPSVYSKTRRRALEHTLERFHNDEYENAPYFLFGDFNFRTDTAGVIKKLTEDTHESKLSSKGNISRLQFRNNEENLILTLGKKEFSHCEHRHVFAENSGRWLREYDRELEDFEGRLFEFPIEFVPSYPFEEDIKQGANYMQTRVPAWCDRILLSPTAKTLVENISSSDSVEYGIIGATTCMGDHKPVFLEFRMIL from the exons ATGTCGGGGATACCTGTGCTCCTCATCACTGCCAATGTTGGCAGCATCTTCGAGGAG CCTGCAACTATGCTGAAAGTATGGACCGAAGAATTTTTGTCC ACTGTTTCGAGACTGGATCCAAAGTTTATAGCGCTGCACTGCCAGGAAGTaggtggaaaaaattatgaacaaaGCATGAGGCACGTCGAAGACTTTGTTAG GTTACTCATGTCCTCCGAGGAATTACGGCTCTTCGATAAAGTCAGGGTTTATCTGGATGAGGATTTCTCATCGGCCGAGCATTTCACAGCACTTGGCAATTTTTACTTCGTTCATGAGTCCTTGAAAGACGTTTTATTGTGGGATTTCAAAG ACTGCACATTCATCTCGGTGAGTGGAAAAGAGGTTCATTCCGGCAACATTGAGGCAGTAACGACAAAGGAAAAAGCAAAATTCcctcaggatttttttccggAGTGCAAATGGTCGAGAAAGGGATTTTTACGTACACGATGGAGTGTCAGTGGAACAGTATTTGATCTCATTAACATTCACCTGTTTCACGATGCTAGTAACTTTATTGCAATGGAAACT TTTCCGTCAGTATATAGCAAAACCCGGAGGAGGGCACTTGAACACACCCTCGAACGATTTCATAATGATGAGTATGAAAATGCACCGTATTTTCTATTCggtgattttaattttcgaaCAGATACCGCCGGTGTCATAAAG AAACTTACCGAAGATACTCACGAAAGCAAGCTGTCGAGTAAGGGTAATATTTCTAGATTACAGTTTCGCAACAATGAAGAGAATCTGATCCTAACACTAGGGAAAAAAGAGTTTTCCCATTGCGAGCATCGACACGTATTCGCTGAGAACAGTGGTCGATGG TTGCGTGAGTATGATCGGGAATTGGAGGACTTCGAGGGGAGGCTCTTTGAATTTCCAATCGAGTTTGTGCCGAGTTATCCATTTGAAGAGGACATCAAACAAGGAGCTAATTATATGCAGACAAGAGTACCTGCTTGGTGTGATAGAATACTGTTGAGCCCGACTGCTAAAACACTAGTGGAAAAT ATATCATCATCTGATAGCGTGGAATATGGTATCATCGGAGCGACCACTTGCATGGGCGATCACAAG CCTGTTTTTCTGGAGTTTCGAATGATTCTCTAA